Proteins co-encoded in one Brassica oleracea var. oleracea cultivar TO1000 chromosome C4, BOL, whole genome shotgun sequence genomic window:
- the LOC106336762 gene encoding prohibitin-3, mitochondrial, translating into MGSQQAAVSFLSNLAKAAFGLGTAATVLNTSLYTVDGGERAVIFDRFRGVMDQTVGEGTHFLIPILQKPHIFDIRTKPHTFSSISGTKDLQMVNLTLRVLSRPEVMRLPYIFQTLGLEYDEKVLPSIGNEVLKAVVAQFNADQLLTDRPHVSALVRESLIKRAKDFNIVLDDVAITHLSYGYEFSKAVEQKQVAQQEAERSKFVVMKADQERRAAVIRAEGESEAAQLISDATAKAGMGLIELRRIEASREVAATLARSPNVAYLPGGQSMLFSLNR; encoded by the exons ATGGGAAGCCAACAAGCGGCGGTTTCGTTCCTCTCCAATCTAGCGAAGGCGGCTTTCGGCCTTGGAACGGCGGCGACGGTGCTGAACACGTCGCTATACACCGTTGACGGCGGAGAGAGAGCTGTGATCTTCGATCGATTCAGAGGAGTGATGGACCAGACCGTCGGCGAAGGGACTCATTTCCTGATCCCGATTCTGCAGAAGCCTCACATCTTCGACATCCGCACGAAGCCTCACACGTTCTCGTCGATCTCCGGTACGAAGGATCTTCAGATGGTCAATCTCACCCTTCGTGTTCTCTCTCGCCCTGAG GTTATGCGTCTCCCATACATATTCCAAACATTGGGTCTAGAGTATGACGAGAAGGTTCTTCCTTCTATTGGAAACGAGGTTTTAAAAGCCGTGGTCGCACAGTTCAACGCTGACCAGCTCCTCACTGACCGTCCTCACGTCTCAGCGCTTGTTCGTGAATCGCTAATCAAACGTGCCAAAGACTTCAACATTGTGCTCGACGATGTTGCCATCACGCACTTGTCTTACGGTTATGAGTTCTCAAAGGCTGTTGAGCAGAAACAGGTGGCGCAACAGGAGGCCGAGAGGTCTAAGTTTGTGGTGATGAAGGCTGATCAAGAGAGGAGAGCTGCGGTTATAAGAGCTGAAGGTGAGAGTGAAGCTGCACAGTTGATCTCTGACGCTACGGCTAAAGCTGGTATGGGACTTATCGAGCTTAGGAGGATTGAAGCTTCGAGGGAGGTTGCAGCTACACTTGCTAGATCTCCTAATGTGGCTTACTTGCCCGGTGGACAGAGCATGCTCTTTTCTCTGAACCGTTGA